TAAAGTCTGAATTTTGTTCAGAGACAGTTCAGGAGTACCGTGTTTGAAAACGCAGCTGGACATGAAACAAGACCAACATCAGAGTACCTGCATAGTAGTGTTGTCAACAATCATATTCTCGAAGGTGATATTTGGGTAGCCAGCTGCCACCTCTTTGCAGCACTGCAAGAAGAGACCATCACCCAGCTTCCTTTGCAGGGGGAAAAGCGGGAACAGGATCAGTCAAAGTGGGTGATCAGCCTGTAAAGGTGCCACAAACCAAAGAGGCAGCAAGAGCTTGCCTCTTGGCCTGAACCAGAGCCGAGAGAGAGGCGTGGGACTGGCTATGGCGCCGAGTCAAGCTTGCCCTCCTTCTGTACCTCTCACACTGCACTGCTCCCTGCCTCAATAGCTTTGAACAGGGGTAGGCacccttggccctccagctgatgctcaactacaactcccatcattcacagccacagtaaattgtgacagggggtgatgggagttgtagttcaacaacagctggagggccaaagatgCCTACCCCTGGCCTAGAAGCAAAAACCACCGCAAGGTATAAAAGCCTGTTTTGCCGTGTGCAAGAGTGACACCATCTCCTAGTATGGACTTGGCTCATGGCCCAACTGCCAAAAACCATCTAGTCCAAGAGCTTtcgtcaccccaccccccagccttccccgctccccccgccAGAACCCATCAACTTCCCATGACCTACATGATGTTGGCCTTGTGGACGGCTGTCACTTTCTTGCGGCCGGCTTCATTCGCCAACTTGAAGGCATATTCCGCAATGCGGAGCGACTTGGTCTTGGTGATTATCTTCAGGCTCTCCACTACACCAGAGACACTCTGTGGGGGAGGGCATCGCCATCAGTGCTGGATTCCAACTTCACCTTAATGCCAGGAAGGGGAATGGGGCTTATGGGGCAGGAGCCCCGCAGCCCCAGATGCTGAAGGGTTGCCGTCTGCTTGGGGCTTTCCCCTCTGCTGACTGGCCACTAATTTAAAAGAGAGCCACTGCCATGCAAGcatctccctgccactgccactactCAAGGGGTTTCTGCAGAGCCTTCCCCTTACACCAGGAGTGTGCAGCATGCACGGCTCTTCAGATGCTGCTGATCTACAACTGGAAAGCCATTTGTTGCCTACTCCTGCCTTACACACGTCATCTGCTCACACTCACTTCCCTTGTTTGGATTTATGCGCAAGGATAAGCAGATGATGTTCACAAGGAGGGGGGTGGATCCTGCCCAAGTTTCTGTTGCTGTCCCCACTggggaagagggggagaaaaagcccGAGCCATCTCTTGGCTTATGTGGGACAAAGTGCTTGAGGTGTGCAATAAAAAAACTGCTTGGGACTAGTGTTCCgtctaattttttttatctgtgtgcagaataaatTGTGATCtaggcagtgtcaaggcagtgtgtgcacacatatattcagaacggggccctcctgattcaagctgagcgggatgtaaaatgaaCAGCGTGGATATGAAGAAACTTTTGCATgcgcacactttagagggaacgctgcttggGACTAGGAGATATGTGGAGTGTCAGGCTGACCTGACATATCCCCATCACAGAATTTTACTCCAGCACCTCACTGAAAGGCCAGCCCCCCAAGGAGGCCAACGCCACCCCTCCATCAAGGCAAGACCATCCATCCACTGCCATCCCACACCCCCGAGCAGAGTGTGTCACAAGCAGAGAACAGGTATGTCGCAGAAGATGCTTGCAAAGCCAATGAGCCAGCCTCCATGCTGCAGGGAAACAGCCTTGCTTGATGCAAAGAGGGCTGAAGGAAGGTGCAAGGGAGGGACGCTGGGAGTGGGGAGTCAGAGGGCAACACTGGCAACCTCTGCTAGAGCACCTCATGCTCCAGGCTGCTGTATTCTCCCTCCGTGTTCTCCCGGACAATAAGGATGTCGATGTCTCGGTGCCGGGTTGCCACCCCCGGAAGACTCTTGCAATGGATCACATTCGCAAAGAGATCCAGGGTAGTACtatggaggaagagaggggaaaggaaggtcACACACAGAGGCACTGCTCTCAAGTCATTGTCAAAAGCAATCAGTCGTCCCTGTTCCCCAAGTCTCAACTTTCCTGGTTTTGCCAACTAGAGAGGGTCGTGAGCCTACAGCACAGTAAGCAGGATATTGTGGTACGTCTGGACAAGAGCTGACAGGCTGCTGGACCCTGAGGGACAGGGATAGGCCCCTTTTTGCTTGCCAGCCTCTCTAGTGCTGCATCACTGGCTGCTCCCCAGCACAACCAACAAGAGGCAGACTCACACCCAGACACAGGTTGTTAGCTTGCACCGATTTGGTAGTGCTCGCTAGAGTGGTGCTGATTCATTCCTGGGACTTGACTTGTGGGACTTGTTCGCTGAAGGGCCATATAGCTCAATGGTGGATCACATGCTTTGCACCTGGAAcgtcccaggtgcaatccctcgcatctccaggtaggacaagggatcacccctgcctgaaaccctggagagctgcagccaggcaGTCAACAACGCTGCTAgaggtctaaggcagcttcataggagcGCTGCCGTATGCCACAGGCAGATGAAGAACATGagcatatattttattgattttcacACTTAAttctgctttggggttttttttaaatagattttttttaaaaaacaaagagtgGGATGTGTTGGCTGTAAGAGTATAGGCCAGCAAACCGCATGCAGAGAGGACAAAGAAGGAGCTGTTCAAAGGCTGACACCTTGACCTCAATCTTGACCTCTAGAATGTGCAGGCTGCTCAGCCTCACCCTGTCTCCAAAGATCTCTTCAAACTTTATCCACAAGTTCCCAATTATTAGTCTGccataatgatgataatgatgatgatgatgataatagtaGCAGCAAGTGAAAATTAAAGTTTCCAACTGGATTAGGAACTGTCTTGGGATGCAAAGACAAGGAAAGCATTAGAACTTTTCCTAGCAACTGCCTGAGTCTCCTCAGGAAGGCCCACAGTTTGAGAAGCATCCAGCTTGGTACTTGCTCCAGCAACCACTTCTGAATGTTCAGCTCCAGACAAGGTATTTCCACAACAAGGGTTGCCATTTGGGCCTATTAGGTGCCTTCCGGTAGAAAAGGGTGCCAGAGGCATCAGGGGATATGAAACAAAGAAAAAAGGGACCAGGAACTTCCAAGGGACCATTGGGAGACCAGGAACTCCGGGATCAGTAATTCCTGGACCATTGACCAGGAACTCCCAAGTTCCTGAAAGCTttggctggggggcaggggaaagaagagCAGGCAGCATAGAGCATCCAGGTTTGCAGGAGAGTGGGAGATGAGTGGACATCAGAAGGAACCCAGCCTACAGAAACCAGGCAATGACCCTACCCCTCAGTCTCAGCCTGCAGTCCACACTTGAGCTTTTAACCTAATTACTGTCTTTCCGTGTTGTAAGCTTCCTTGAACACTTTAttggaaaagcaggataaaaataactTGTAATAAACAAATGAACCCAGGCATCCATAAGCTGTGACCCACCAAGCTAAAtacagcccaccagccatgtacTGTGACCTGCCAGGTGCCTTAGCGCCACACCCCCACCCTATCACCACCATTTCTGCAGTcccgggcaggcaggcaagcaagcaagcaagcagcagaagATTCATCAAGCACATTGTAGGCCTCTATTCATGGCTGGTGAGCTGCATTTCACGAGTCACAAGTTGCAGTGGTTCATTTTAATTCGCACTTCAACTCCCAGACTCTGCCCAACATTTGGGCTAAGCCTTCCTCATCTCACCGTAGTATATTGTTCCGGGATTTGTGGGACGGCGGTAGGTTATGGTTCGTCTCAATGTTCCCTATATAGCCAGGAAGAGAGAGTTCGTTAAGATCGTCTGTCCCCAAGAACCATGAAATGCTGATATAGGATAGGATAACCTGACAATAGTGCCTATTCAAATCCCTCTTGCCCTTTTTTCTCATGGATTATGAATAAAAGATATGAAGCCTGGGAAGTCTGGATTCAGATTCCAGATTGGTCACCAACATCCTGGGAGGTGGTAGGCCAATGTGGCGTTTtgcagcccccgccagttccTCCAGTCATCATTGGGAATAAGAAGAACTAACCCTCCCAGCTTCCTTTCAGCAGCTGATGCGCCCTTTCTGCCCAGCTCAGCATGTGAAAGGCCAACAAGATGCCCATTACCTTTGAGGGCCACACGGTTACGCCGGATGGCCATCATGGCATTCTGTATGTCTTCTTCAGATGCCGCGGAGCCCACCAGAACTTCCTCAAAGTCCACTGGCACACAGGCATGCCTGATACAGAGGAAAATAGATGAGGCCATTTAGAGGAGCCACTGTCAGTTCCATCTCTAGCTCTGGGAGGAAAGTGGGCTCTATTGGGTTAGTGCAGTTGGGGGCTTAAAGTCAGACCTCCTATGTTTTTACGCACAACTCTGagaggaaaggggtgtgtgtgggtgtggattATACCTGAACAGTTCCTTGACATGAAGCATGAGCTCTGGCCCAATTCCATCTCCGGGTATCATTGTCACTGTATGACGCCCCCCATATTTGGCCGGTGGAGGCTGCAAGAAGAGAGAAATTGAGGCAGGGAGATTAGAACATAGTTCCAACACACCTATCGATTAGATCACGCTCTTCCTCAGCAATCCTAGGCAGCCTTGCTTTCAGCCACCACACATCCCTGCCATGTTCATCAAGGCCAGTGAATTTCAGTGTGCCTTTCAGCAAACACCTTCCACACTGACCTGTATACTGAGGAACCACAGAACGTAATGTCTTGAAACAAACCTACAGggtggccacacttggaatactgtgcacagttttaaaaaatgctcattCTAAAAGAGAATACTGTGGAACTTGAAAAAGCACATAAAAAGGAAACCCACAATGATCAAGAGGTTGGAGCATCTTCCCTATTAGGAAAGGCGGAAGTGTTTGGGACATCTGAGTTTAGAATTAAGGTGGAGGACAGATCAAATttatgcatagagtggaggaagcagagagagatcattctttcctctcctccccacaattCAATTCCATTAAATTGATGGTCATGGATTCAGGACAAATGAAAAAACGTATTTCTTCTCATAACACATAATTAAGTGAGACAATTTACTATTACATGGTGTGATGAAAACCACTGGCATAGATGGCTTCAAGGGAcacataaaataaatgtgtggaggATGGGTCTACCAATAGTCATTAACCATGATAATTAAACAGAACTTCTTTGTTCAGAAGATGTAGATCCACATCTTCTGAACAAAGGTGCTGTGTGGCAACAGCAACTTAGGGCCTTCATGCACTGCTTGTGTGCTTCCTGGGAGCATCTGGCTtctcactgtgggaagcagggttCGTCTGACGACTGTATACATGCAAAGCTTCAGCACTGAAGAGTTCTGGCTCTGCAGCCATACCtattctccctcctctctttaGCGGGTCACTTTAAACAGAAGGGTCATCATCCCTTGCCTATTACTATCCAGCTTGGGGCCCTGACATCCTTCCAAATGTAACATCTCTTCATGAGGGGAgaaccagtcttgtggtagcaagcatgacttgtccacttagctaagcagggccaaccctggttgcatatgaatgggagactagaagtatgagcactggaagatattccccttagggcaggcttccccaatctgtggccctccagatgttgctgaactacaactctcagcctacccagccacaataaattgtggctagggatgctgggagttgtagttcagcaacatctggagggccgcaggttggggaagcctgccttaagggatggagccgccactctgggaagagcagaaggttcccagttccctccctggcagcatctcccagatagggctgagagagattcctgcctgcaatcctggagaagccactgccagtctgtgaagacaatactgagctagctagaccaatggtctgactcagtatatggcagcttcctatgtccctatgaataCTCAATAGGTGGAGTAGGCAGTCACTGTCATAACTCCAAGTTTAACACAGACAAGATAAGAAAACTACTTACAATCGTCTGTTGCTGCTGGTGATGCAGTAGGAACAGATattagggagaaagagagagaatgggtgTTTCAGATAATACAGTGTCACAGAGCACAGTGTAGCAGACACAGCTTTAACCAAAATGATGCCTGGGCCATTTTATCTAACATTTTAACCAGGATAGCTGTTGATAACCTTTTACATTATTTGTCCTTACAGCATGAATTAGAGCACCATAAACTGTAGCATTTGACTTCCAGCACACGATATCACTCTAGGTTCCTAAGTTTCCCAGCTTCCATTTGAAAAGAAAAGTgaggagaaaaagagaaggaCCATGATTCTAACTCTCATGACAGTGAAGATCAGATTTAATAAAAAGTGAAGCCAGAGTGACAAACAACTCCAAGCCCAGAGCAGATCTGGGAAAGACTTCCAGGACAGGGGGTATTGCAGATGCACTAAATGCCATTCATTGATGATTTTGTTTTTCATAATTTCCCTGTGTAGTGAGCCAAATCAGGATTATTATTTCAAGTTGACAGATAGAAGACTGCAGCTGAGGCTGGTCAACATGGTAGAAGCCATTTCAGCATGattctaactgagcaaaaatgGTCTTCAATCACAGTTTGTTTCTATAAACACTTTGGCTACAAGATTTCATCCCCACACCTCAGCCGTGCAATCAGAAGAGAGACACAGAGAAAAGGAGAGGCGAATCAGAATCATATTCTAAATGAGGAAGACCACACTGTTGGAACCCTGGGGGAATGAGATTTACACCACCATTCCAATCTGGACACCAAATCAACTTTTAATTTGTAATAGAACATAAATGGTTCCCTCTTAGCATCACTCTTGGACAAAAAAGAGCAGGCACAAGTCATACAAACCGAGGCCACATTCCTGCGATTGACATCTGTTAGAGCCTGTACctgtgaggagagagaaaaacaagttaaGGAGATCTTAATAATTTAGGAGCCACTGTTTCTTATGAAAAGGGAACAAAACTGGAGATGGGGTTAAGTAGGccccagaccagtgttccctctaaggtgtgcacatgtgcgcacacacaagtttttaaaatatccgttcagttaattttatatcctgctcaggttgaatcaggaaggtcccactctgaatgcacatgtgcatatgccttgatactgctgcccaaaacaaaactcattctgcacacagctgaaaaaaattagaaagaacactgcccCAGACACCCATCCAAAAAATATTGACCAAAACCAAACAGTCAACTATCACTTAAACATCTAAAGCATCAATTCTGTAGAAATGTACAAAGGAGTGAGATGTATGCTAATTGAAAAAACCCAAGTTCTATTAAGCCATTTCCAAGGGAACTGTGTGAGAGGTAGCACCATGGGCttgaggggaagggaggaaatgCACAGACACCTTCTGCTAGCGCATGGATTTTCAACCAGGAGTACACAGACACCTCAGGGTACTTTAAAGTCGGGGGGAGAAGGTATTTGGAGCATTGGTCACATACAGTTATTCTGTATGTGACCAGTAAATGTAGTAGTTTCTCTCACAACTGTAACATTtaagagcgtgtgtgtgtgtgtgtgtgtgtgtgtgtgtgtgtgtttcagggaACAGGGTGAGATGGGGGTACATGAGCAGAAGCATTGAGACAGAAGGgatacatttgttttaaaagattgGAAAGCCCTCAGCTAGTATGTAACTTACCCTTCCTCTGAGGACTGCACAGCCTTGTGTGCTCATAAAAACTGCATGAGGTAGATCAAGCTTGCCCAGGATCACAAAGCAGATTTCCTCTGCAGTGAACCTGGTTTCGTAACATTCTGGCTACTGCACCACAACCAGTTTTGTCACAATGGCCAATGTTTTTGTAAGCACACGCAGCAAACCTTCT
Above is a window of Hemicordylus capensis ecotype Gifberg chromosome 2, rHemCap1.1.pri, whole genome shotgun sequence DNA encoding:
- the IDH3G gene encoding isocitrate dehydrogenase [NAD] subunit gamma, mitochondrial isoform X1 produces the protein MWAESGACHCACVPCSLLSLESVQQQHSRDSRTHVSRCLVNSTPRLQERSRMAVSGVLYSTKQLWRPALLGPRSVQALTDVNRRNVASQQQTIPPPAKYGGRHTVTMIPGDGIGPELMLHVKELFRHACVPVDFEEVLVGSAASEEDIQNAMMAIRRNRVALKGNIETNHNLPPSHKSRNNILRTTLDLFANVIHCKSLPGVATRHRDIDILIVRENTEGEYSSLEHESVSGVVESLKIITKTKSLRIAEYAFKLANEAGRKKVTAVHKANIMKLGDGLFLQCCKEVAAGYPNITFENMIVDNTTMQLVSRPQQFDVMVMPNLYGNIVNNVCAGLVGGPGLVPGANFGRDYAVFETATRNTGKSIAGKNIANPTAMLLASCMMLDHLKLHSYASVIRNAVLASMDDENTHTPDIGGQGTTSEAVQSILKQIRKFAPNLAQVAS
- the IDH3G gene encoding isocitrate dehydrogenase [NAD] subunit gamma, mitochondrial isoform X2; this encodes MSTQGCAVLRGRVQALTDVNRRNVASQQQTIPPPAKYGGRHTVTMIPGDGIGPELMLHVKELFRHACVPVDFEEVLVGSAASEEDIQNAMMAIRRNRVALKGNIETNHNLPPSHKSRNNILRTTLDLFANVIHCKSLPGVATRHRDIDILIVRENTEGEYSSLEHESVSGVVESLKIITKTKSLRIAEYAFKLANEAGRKKVTAVHKANIMKLGDGLFLQCCKEVAAGYPNITFENMIVDNTTMQLVSRPQQFDVMVMPNLYGNIVNNVCAGLVGGPGLVPGANFGRDYAVFETATRNTGKSIAGKNIANPTAMLLASCMMLDHLKLHSYASVIRNAVLASMDDENTHTPDIGGQGTTSEAVQSILKQIRKFAPNLAQVAS